In the genome of Myxococcus stipitatus, one region contains:
- a CDS encoding glycosyltransferase translates to MMSPRRVCLVTDELYPFTAGGIGRILHNLIEESLRRTEDVEIHVLFPSYVTVSPLEVEQYFQGKVKAHVARSRPEWDVSFDEGGVYPPPGAFTDTPCHAQSMELLLHLRRLAAEGTHFDVIEFPDYRGWAFCAIQEKLLGCGLLESEIVVRLHSTAGILAPFERQVLSRESLGTFEFERKALLDADLVVAHVPGIAEFNRAYYGFSRTWLDKVVQEFPPVAPKSELVPLRSEGERDLLFVTKIQPFKRSDLFIRGAASFMRAFPEYRGNAVLACHTANAAYLTYVQSLIPEDLKPRFIFSGPSKDRDEMMRQGIVVIPSDYESVNLTAYEASGAGATLVLNGACIAFAPGSPFINGVNCHTFNGTVEGLVETLERAWRSPTLRPVEWTADVPYWEKERKKPEVSTQARRSGLPRVSVLITNHNLGRFLPETLESVAASNYPELEVIVVDDASTSAFDHEVLARIEEDAKTGLSGVKLIRNLSNRGLPASRNIGLRAATGEYILPLDADDCISPTFIRMAVEALERHREFDVVVPSTGYFDSDESRAQRRFIDYALFIGDCPSLGMVANRLSCATSLMRRSLFDRIRYNEQMTSYEDWDLYLRLAHAGHRFLVTNALHFHYRRRKGSMISGVNPRRHQELVFQLHQNLARPLPEGVQLAAFMLLSSTSDSQRVAAEPPLASAVVAAVAEVPLRYNVVDTLNSTLKRIPAVHGLLKRAASGLTPDGAEERPTRYALVDLVNRTLKSVPAVHPWVKQVVKTTRQWGKTGG, encoded by the coding sequence ATGATGAGCCCTCGCCGCGTCTGTCTTGTCACGGATGAGCTGTATCCCTTCACGGCGGGCGGCATTGGCCGCATCCTCCACAACCTCATCGAGGAGTCGCTTCGGCGCACCGAGGACGTGGAGATACACGTGCTCTTCCCGTCCTACGTGACGGTGAGCCCGCTCGAGGTGGAGCAGTACTTCCAGGGCAAGGTGAAGGCTCACGTCGCCAGGTCCCGTCCCGAGTGGGACGTGAGCTTCGACGAAGGGGGTGTCTATCCGCCGCCCGGCGCCTTCACGGACACGCCCTGCCATGCGCAGTCGATGGAGCTGCTGCTGCACCTGCGGCGACTGGCGGCGGAAGGGACTCACTTCGACGTCATCGAGTTCCCCGACTACCGAGGCTGGGCGTTCTGTGCCATCCAGGAGAAGCTCCTGGGCTGTGGCCTGCTGGAGTCTGAAATCGTGGTGCGGCTGCACTCGACGGCGGGAATCCTCGCGCCGTTCGAGCGGCAGGTCCTGAGCCGCGAGAGCCTGGGCACCTTCGAGTTCGAGCGCAAGGCGTTGCTGGACGCGGACCTCGTCGTCGCGCACGTGCCGGGCATCGCCGAGTTCAATCGCGCCTACTACGGCTTCTCGCGGACGTGGCTGGACAAGGTCGTTCAGGAGTTTCCGCCCGTGGCGCCCAAGTCGGAGCTGGTGCCGCTGCGGAGTGAAGGAGAGCGGGACCTGCTCTTCGTCACGAAGATCCAGCCCTTCAAGCGCTCGGACCTGTTCATCCGGGGCGCGGCCTCCTTCATGCGCGCCTTCCCTGAGTATCGAGGGAACGCTGTCCTGGCGTGCCACACCGCCAACGCGGCCTATCTGACCTATGTCCAGTCGCTGATTCCGGAGGACTTGAAGCCGCGCTTCATCTTCTCGGGGCCGAGCAAGGACCGCGACGAGATGATGCGGCAGGGCATCGTCGTCATTCCCTCTGACTACGAGTCGGTCAACCTCACCGCCTACGAGGCGTCCGGGGCAGGGGCGACGCTGGTGCTCAATGGGGCGTGTATCGCCTTCGCGCCGGGCAGCCCTTTCATCAACGGGGTGAACTGCCACACGTTCAACGGCACCGTCGAAGGGCTCGTGGAGACCCTGGAGCGCGCCTGGCGCTCGCCGACGCTGCGCCCGGTGGAGTGGACGGCGGACGTTCCGTACTGGGAGAAGGAGCGGAAGAAGCCCGAGGTGTCGACTCAGGCCAGGCGCTCCGGACTGCCCCGCGTCAGCGTCCTCATCACCAATCACAACCTGGGACGCTTCCTGCCGGAGACGCTGGAGAGCGTCGCCGCCAGCAACTACCCGGAGCTCGAGGTCATCGTCGTGGACGATGCCTCGACGAGCGCGTTCGACCATGAGGTGCTGGCGCGCATCGAAGAGGACGCCAAGACGGGCCTCAGCGGCGTGAAGCTCATCCGCAACCTGTCGAACCGGGGCCTGCCCGCCTCGCGCAACATCGGCCTGCGCGCGGCCACGGGGGAGTACATCCTGCCGTTGGACGCGGACGACTGCATCAGCCCCACGTTCATCCGGATGGCGGTGGAGGCGCTGGAGCGCCACCGCGAGTTCGACGTGGTGGTGCCGTCCACCGGGTACTTCGACTCGGATGAGTCTCGCGCCCAGCGGCGCTTCATCGACTACGCGCTCTTCATCGGGGATTGTCCGTCGCTGGGCATGGTGGCCAACCGGCTGTCCTGCGCCACGTCGCTGATGCGCCGCTCGCTGTTCGACCGCATCCGCTACAACGAGCAGATGACGAGCTACGAGGACTGGGACCTCTACCTGCGCCTCGCGCACGCGGGGCACCGCTTCCTCGTCACCAACGCGCTCCACTTCCACTACCGGCGGCGCAAGGGGTCGATGATCTCCGGCGTCAATCCGCGCCGGCACCAGGAGCTGGTGTTCCAGCTCCACCAGAACCTCGCCCGCCCGCTCCCGGAGGGAGTCCAGCTGGCGGCGTTCATGCTCTTGTCGTCGACGTCGGACTCGCAGCGGGTGGCGGCGGAGCCGCCCCTGGCCTCGGCCGTCGTCGCGGCGGTGGCGGAGGTGCCCCTGCGCTACAACGTGGTGGACACGCTCAACTCCACGCTCAAGCGCATCCCCGCGGTGCACGGCTTGCTCAAGCGCGCCGCCAGCGGACTGACGCCGGATGGCGCCGAGGAGCGCCCCACGCGCTATGCGCTGGTGGACCTGGTCAACCGGACCCTCAAGTCGGTTCCCGCCGTCCACCCATGGGTGAAGCAAGTGGTGAAGACCACGCGGCAGTGGGGCAAGACGGGCGGCTAG
- a CDS encoding class I SAM-dependent methyltransferase: MSESLHFWKTTNGHSYRELARVREGQGNIARGQQERVLTTLIRSEQRRLDRTLSVLEFGCGFGHHATYISQLSRVRYHGYDISESMTAPLRQDPPASLLPVEERIFCGDDPLVAMEGRKFDVVFTVSTLVHNPSERITGILETLGQLVLPGGMLVLVENPLMPTSVWDASKHPGSWLHAFADLLPEGWDLHHGPGLVDSHDVYVLKRQGGKGRRYFQLLGPEAPRDESQPLTLEALHSRATPRLLEWASRASKSLSEPAANLEAQVTELTEQLAVETERFERRQRLQSLSDDLARLRSSRVSFPDAPVGYSPPSSPPGFIHNAALDTRWAFDLPQFGRVMQVFHQEWHGIRAASGYLPGQKLAITAERPMDERELRAAIEVIDRSGCRSVMVHGYSNNAHDFMVLLRRAMGSSVRILSVWHGSTAQFHYTFELESFAQLVDLKRRGVIDGLATVKPGMHLLAREIFPKTVINLPPKLSEAERTSRVRALTRTALIPTPNDWRKNFYTNLFACQASPRISDVYVTANYRLPEPLKASRRIHHVSRPSRTELFELIRRCDIVLNASLSECQPMTGLESLALRIPCVHGPLSLGALDSHPYQQLAQVAGVDSVEVVTTAIERMVSLRERAPTELMQMMADYEQALVAEAVSVLEAFVQ, encoded by the coding sequence ATGAGCGAGAGTCTCCACTTCTGGAAGACGACCAACGGCCACTCCTATCGGGAACTGGCGCGCGTCCGGGAAGGACAGGGAAACATCGCGAGGGGTCAGCAGGAGCGCGTCCTGACCACCCTCATTCGCTCCGAGCAGCGCCGGCTGGACCGGACGCTGTCCGTCCTCGAGTTTGGCTGTGGCTTCGGTCACCACGCGACCTACATCTCCCAGCTTTCCCGCGTCCGCTACCACGGGTACGACATCTCCGAGTCGATGACGGCGCCGCTCCGACAGGATCCGCCCGCGTCGCTGCTCCCCGTCGAGGAGCGGATCTTCTGCGGGGACGATCCGCTCGTGGCGATGGAGGGGCGCAAGTTCGACGTCGTCTTCACGGTCTCCACGCTTGTGCACAACCCGAGCGAGCGCATCACCGGGATTCTGGAGACGCTGGGCCAGCTGGTGCTCCCCGGCGGCATGCTGGTGCTGGTGGAGAACCCGCTGATGCCCACGAGTGTGTGGGATGCCTCGAAGCACCCGGGGAGCTGGCTCCACGCGTTCGCGGACCTGCTGCCGGAGGGGTGGGACCTGCACCACGGGCCGGGACTCGTGGATTCCCACGATGTCTACGTCCTCAAGCGCCAGGGTGGAAAGGGGCGCCGCTACTTCCAGCTCCTGGGCCCGGAGGCTCCGCGCGACGAGTCCCAGCCGCTGACGCTCGAGGCGCTGCACTCGCGCGCCACGCCCCGGTTGTTGGAGTGGGCGAGCCGCGCGAGCAAGTCCCTGTCGGAGCCCGCGGCGAACCTGGAAGCCCAGGTGACGGAGCTGACCGAGCAGCTCGCGGTGGAGACCGAGCGCTTCGAGCGCCGCCAGCGCCTCCAGTCGCTGTCGGATGACCTTGCGCGCTTGAGGTCCTCGCGCGTGTCCTTCCCGGACGCGCCCGTGGGCTACTCGCCTCCGTCGTCGCCTCCGGGGTTCATCCACAACGCCGCGCTGGACACGCGCTGGGCCTTCGACCTGCCGCAGTTCGGGCGGGTGATGCAGGTGTTCCACCAGGAGTGGCACGGCATCCGCGCGGCCTCGGGCTATCTGCCGGGCCAGAAGCTCGCCATCACCGCCGAGCGGCCCATGGATGAGCGGGAGCTGCGCGCCGCCATCGAGGTCATCGACCGCAGCGGCTGCCGCTCGGTCATGGTGCATGGCTACTCGAACAACGCCCACGACTTCATGGTGCTGCTGCGCCGGGCGATGGGCTCGTCGGTGCGCATCCTCTCGGTGTGGCACGGCTCGACGGCTCAGTTCCATTACACGTTCGAGCTCGAGAGCTTCGCGCAGCTCGTCGACTTGAAGCGGCGCGGCGTCATCGATGGACTGGCCACCGTCAAGCCGGGCATGCACCTGCTGGCGCGGGAGATCTTCCCCAAGACGGTCATCAACCTGCCGCCCAAGCTGTCGGAGGCGGAGCGGACGTCGCGGGTGCGTGCCCTCACGCGCACCGCGCTCATCCCGACGCCCAACGACTGGCGGAAGAACTTCTACACCAACCTCTTCGCTTGCCAGGCTTCGCCTCGCATCAGCGATGTCTACGTCACGGCGAACTACCGGCTGCCCGAGCCGCTCAAGGCCTCTCGGCGCATCCACCATGTCTCGCGTCCGAGCCGCACCGAGCTGTTCGAGCTGATTCGCCGCTGTGACATCGTCCTCAATGCGTCGCTCTCCGAGTGCCAGCCCATGACGGGACTGGAGTCGCTCGCGCTGCGGATTCCGTGTGTTCACGGACCGCTCAGCCTGGGGGCGCTGGACTCGCATCCCTATCAACAGCTCGCGCAGGTCGCAGGCGTGGACTCCGTGGAGGTGGTCACCACGGCCATCGAGCGGATGGTGTCGTTGCGTGAGCGTGCCCCCACCGAGCTCATGCAGATGATGGCGGACTACGAACAAGCCCTGGTTGCCGAAGCCGTCAGCGTCCTGGAGGCGTTCGTTCAATGA
- a CDS encoding glycosyltransferase, whose product MKTVLEKLAGEAGAPDAAPGAGELARMVAAVRSLLDARRPCLPEACEDVTALEGALKLLTQALHRARPDGALALSPLQEAARLAVPHEFSVPDSHRARLGRVVTATKRAFIEGLQPFHVESLRPQADFNKAVVRVLEYLSVHRSLRLREDLTAWVRAQLEPRVDPTRWKVARSHRGGPLGSVVEAAKRSYLSAAGPLLEGLLRGQAEWNEAMVEAIAGAAGLQVPDEATGATWIASLVERNDPLRATALPRALRAGGPFWTELLRRQTRFNEQAVLALAGVLGTRTPPPRPPELGDYEGWCERRERGDLDRAREAVASLAVRPKVTLVTPVYNTPESFFRECAASVRSQVYPDWEWVLVDDASTAPHVAGMLREAASEDARIRVVTREHNGGIAQATNAGLVVATGAWVGFLDHDDTLAPHALAEMVLAASADPSLDVIYSDEDRLDSEGRRTAPFFKPDWSPDLLRSVNYVCHFLVARRELIESVGGVREGFEGSQDFDLMLRLSEAARGIGHVPKLLYHWRANPASFSSQEAGLAKATDAGARALREHLARKGESAEVTSPAPTQYRVRYPVKGTPKVSIIVPFKDRPDLLELLLPGLLARTAYPNFEVLLVSNNSTQPETFALLERLTDPRLVKLTWDFPFNYPAINNWAAKRATGDLLLFLNNDMEVMDSGWLEELVAQAQRPEVGAVGCKLLFPEGTVQHAGAVVGITGMAGHPFWRLPDGPISTPFGHTDWTRDWLSVTSACVIFRRDVFESLEGFDERFQVCGSDVDIGLRLNQRGLRVVYTPHARLIHHESASRRADAIPESDYWRSYVSYRPWLGERGDPFYNPNLTLLGTDCSLRHHEETGETLALRTLTHDVPSAQDAAMEARAVAQRHLVEHLGELDFTPEQAEASRAQAPAALAALRSRGKVRTASWFIPAFGHVYAGIHTLFRFADLMHRRHGVKSDFIVYDKPGASPGDFEARAATVFPQAAGAFRVLAGAADLESLPACDLAIATYWTSVYQVLRHPRAGVRTYFVQDYEPMFFAAGTQSALAEQTYQLGFQGIFNTPGLRDTVKALHGMGGFAFEPAVDGVTFHDRRPPRRGPVRVFFYGRPGNERNGFELGLAALTRLKRELGPAVEIVTAGAEWHPESYGVRGLVTNLGVLPAERTAALYRECDVGLCFMFTRHPSYLPLEMMACGMTVVTNDNPANHWLLEDGGNCLLAAPTPGSVLARLRAAVLDPELRVRLGARAAERVRRTTWEQEVDRMMENLLALESRPARSAVD is encoded by the coding sequence GTGAAGACGGTCCTGGAGAAGCTCGCTGGAGAGGCGGGGGCGCCTGATGCTGCCCCGGGTGCGGGGGAGCTGGCTCGAATGGTGGCCGCGGTGCGCTCGCTGCTGGATGCGCGGCGCCCGTGCCTGCCCGAGGCCTGTGAGGACGTGACGGCGCTCGAGGGCGCCTTGAAGCTCCTCACGCAAGCGCTCCATCGGGCGCGGCCGGACGGAGCGCTGGCGCTCTCTCCGCTGCAGGAGGCCGCTCGGCTGGCGGTGCCTCACGAGTTCTCCGTGCCGGACTCCCACCGCGCCCGGCTGGGCCGCGTGGTGACCGCCACCAAGCGCGCCTTCATCGAGGGCCTCCAGCCCTTCCATGTCGAGTCGCTGCGGCCGCAGGCGGACTTCAACAAGGCCGTGGTGCGGGTGCTCGAGTACCTCTCGGTGCACCGGAGCTTGCGGCTTCGCGAGGACCTGACGGCGTGGGTGCGCGCGCAGCTGGAGCCTCGGGTGGACCCGACGCGCTGGAAGGTGGCGCGCTCGCACCGGGGAGGGCCCTTGGGCTCCGTGGTGGAGGCGGCCAAGCGCTCCTACCTCTCCGCGGCGGGGCCGTTGCTCGAAGGGCTCCTGCGCGGCCAGGCGGAGTGGAACGAGGCCATGGTGGAGGCCATCGCCGGCGCGGCGGGGCTCCAGGTTCCGGACGAGGCCACTGGCGCCACGTGGATTGCCTCGCTCGTCGAGCGCAATGATCCGCTGCGGGCCACGGCGCTGCCGCGTGCCCTGCGGGCGGGGGGGCCCTTCTGGACGGAGCTGCTGCGGCGGCAGACGCGCTTCAACGAGCAGGCGGTGCTGGCGCTCGCGGGCGTGCTGGGCACTCGCACGCCTCCGCCGCGTCCCCCCGAGCTGGGGGATTACGAAGGCTGGTGTGAGCGCCGGGAGCGGGGAGACCTCGACCGGGCGCGCGAGGCGGTGGCCTCGTTGGCGGTTCGCCCCAAGGTGACGCTCGTCACGCCCGTGTACAACACGCCCGAGTCCTTCTTCCGCGAGTGCGCGGCGTCGGTGCGCTCGCAGGTGTATCCCGACTGGGAATGGGTGCTGGTGGATGACGCCAGCACGGCGCCTCACGTCGCGGGGATGCTGCGGGAAGCCGCATCCGAGGACGCGCGCATTCGCGTGGTGACGCGGGAGCACAACGGAGGCATCGCCCAGGCGACGAACGCGGGGCTCGTGGTGGCGACAGGGGCGTGGGTGGGCTTCCTGGACCACGACGACACGCTGGCGCCTCACGCGCTGGCGGAGATGGTCCTGGCTGCCTCGGCGGACCCCTCCCTGGACGTCATCTACAGCGACGAGGACCGGCTGGACTCGGAAGGGCGGCGGACCGCGCCCTTCTTCAAGCCGGACTGGTCTCCGGACCTGCTGCGCTCGGTGAACTACGTCTGCCACTTCCTGGTGGCGCGGCGGGAGCTGATCGAGTCGGTGGGCGGCGTGCGCGAGGGCTTCGAAGGCTCGCAGGACTTCGACCTCATGCTGCGGCTGAGCGAGGCCGCGCGAGGCATCGGCCATGTGCCGAAGCTGCTCTACCACTGGCGCGCCAACCCGGCGTCCTTCTCCAGCCAGGAGGCGGGGCTGGCGAAGGCCACGGACGCGGGCGCAAGAGCCCTGCGCGAGCACCTGGCGCGCAAGGGCGAGTCGGCCGAGGTGACGAGCCCCGCGCCCACCCAGTACCGCGTCCGCTACCCGGTGAAGGGCACGCCGAAGGTGTCCATCATCGTCCCGTTCAAGGACCGGCCGGACCTGCTGGAGCTGCTGCTGCCCGGGCTGCTGGCGCGCACCGCGTATCCGAACTTCGAGGTGCTGCTGGTCTCCAACAACAGCACCCAGCCGGAGACCTTCGCGCTGCTGGAGCGCCTCACGGACCCCCGGCTGGTGAAGCTGACGTGGGACTTCCCGTTCAACTACCCGGCCATCAACAACTGGGCGGCGAAGCGCGCCACCGGGGACCTGCTGCTCTTCCTCAACAACGACATGGAGGTGATGGACTCCGGTTGGTTGGAGGAGCTGGTGGCCCAGGCGCAGCGCCCCGAAGTGGGCGCGGTGGGCTGCAAGCTGCTCTTCCCCGAGGGGACGGTGCAGCACGCGGGCGCGGTGGTGGGCATCACCGGCATGGCGGGCCATCCCTTCTGGCGGCTGCCGGACGGCCCCATCTCCACGCCCTTCGGGCACACCGACTGGACGCGAGACTGGCTGTCCGTCACCAGCGCCTGCGTCATCTTCCGCCGCGACGTGTTCGAGTCCCTGGAGGGCTTCGACGAGCGCTTCCAGGTGTGCGGCAGCGACGTGGACATCGGCCTGCGCTTGAACCAGCGCGGCCTGCGCGTGGTGTACACGCCGCACGCGCGGCTCATCCACCACGAGTCGGCCAGCCGCCGCGCGGACGCCATTCCGGAATCCGATTACTGGCGTTCCTACGTGTCATATCGCCCGTGGCTCGGCGAGCGGGGCGACCCCTTCTACAACCCCAACCTCACGCTGCTGGGCACGGACTGCTCCCTGCGCCACCATGAAGAGACGGGGGAGACGCTGGCCCTGCGCACGCTGACGCACGATGTGCCCAGCGCGCAGGACGCGGCGATGGAGGCGCGGGCGGTCGCCCAGCGTCACCTGGTGGAGCACCTGGGGGAGCTCGACTTCACGCCGGAGCAGGCGGAGGCGTCTCGGGCACAGGCTCCCGCGGCCCTGGCGGCCCTGCGCTCGCGCGGCAAGGTGCGCACCGCCTCCTGGTTCATCCCGGCCTTCGGGCATGTCTACGCGGGCATCCACACGCTGTTCCGCTTCGCGGACCTGATGCACCGCCGCCACGGCGTGAAGAGCGACTTCATCGTGTACGACAAGCCCGGGGCCAGCCCGGGTGACTTCGAGGCCCGGGCCGCCACCGTGTTTCCCCAGGCGGCGGGGGCCTTCCGCGTCCTCGCCGGCGCGGCGGACCTGGAGTCGCTGCCCGCGTGTGACCTGGCCATCGCCACCTACTGGACCTCCGTCTACCAGGTGCTGCGCCATCCCCGTGCCGGCGTGCGCACCTACTTCGTCCAGGACTATGAGCCCATGTTCTTCGCCGCGGGCACCCAGTCCGCGCTGGCGGAGCAGACGTACCAGCTGGGCTTCCAGGGCATCTTCAACACCCCGGGCCTGCGCGACACGGTGAAGGCGCTTCACGGCATGGGCGGATTCGCCTTCGAGCCCGCCGTGGATGGGGTGACCTTCCATGACCGCCGTCCGCCGCGCCGCGGGCCCGTGCGCGTCTTCTTCTACGGCCGCCCGGGCAACGAGCGGAACGGCTTCGAGCTGGGCCTGGCGGCGCTCACGCGGCTCAAGCGGGAGCTGGGCCCCGCGGTGGAGATCGTCACCGCGGGTGCGGAGTGGCACCCGGAGTCCTACGGCGTCCGGGGCCTGGTGACGAACCTGGGCGTGCTCCCCGCCGAGCGCACCGCGGCGCTCTACCGCGAGTGTGACGTGGGGTTGTGCTTCATGTTCACCCGGCACCCGTCCTACCTGCCGCTGGAGATGATGGCGTGCGGCATGACGGTGGTGACGAATGACAACCCCGCCAACCACTGGCTGCTGGAGGACGGTGGCAACTGCTTGCTGGCGGCGCCGACGCCGGGCTCGGTGCTGGCGCGACTGAGGGCGGCCGTGCTGGACCCGGAGCTGCGAGTGCGACTGGGAGCACGAGCCGCCGAGCGTGTCCGCCGCACCACGTGGGAGCAGGAGGTGGACCGGATGATGGAGAACCTGCTGGCCCTGGAGTCCAGGCCGGCTCGCTCCGCCGTCGACTGA
- a CDS encoding ABC transporter ATP-binding protein, with amino-acid sequence MQEPLDAIVMRDVVKSFRKRTIRGEYTTFKSELMRWLRGQRVPREAGLITALRGINLRIPRGKTVGIIGRNGSGKSTLLKLITGIYAPTSGVMEINGRISALLDLGAGFHPDFSGRENILINGIILGMSRAEVRARMDDIIAFSELGEFIDEPVRTYSSGMYMRLAFAVATHVDPDILIVDEILAVGDEHFSKKSVAKMTEFKRQGKTIVLVTHDLSTVERWCDLAIWIDGGYVRRVGRPSEIVTEYRQAIALAEAQSVAFTPPALTEGGGALPEVHSVVGGDCPVRIAGLRLVDASGGEAQNLSPDMGVEVCVDFSARSGCEDVEFEVSLQSQDGRPLYETSTRLEAVPLPRELPPSGRMRLVLERLGLLAGTYVLVVTARTAGGVSTERRSFEVSSNVAERGVFRPAHHWVVEPVPVPVESALAGGGHP; translated from the coding sequence ATGCAGGAACCCCTCGACGCCATTGTCATGCGCGATGTCGTGAAGAGCTTCCGGAAGAGGACCATCCGGGGCGAGTACACGACCTTCAAATCCGAACTGATGCGCTGGTTGCGCGGCCAGCGCGTGCCCCGGGAAGCGGGGCTCATCACCGCGCTTCGCGGCATCAACCTCCGCATCCCCCGAGGGAAGACGGTTGGCATCATCGGCCGCAATGGCTCGGGCAAGAGCACGCTGCTGAAGCTCATCACCGGCATCTATGCGCCCACCTCGGGTGTCATGGAGATCAACGGCCGCATCTCCGCGCTGTTGGACCTGGGCGCGGGCTTCCATCCGGACTTCTCCGGCAGGGAGAACATCCTTATCAACGGCATCATCCTCGGAATGTCGCGCGCGGAAGTGCGGGCGAGGATGGATGACATCATTGCCTTCAGTGAGCTGGGCGAGTTCATCGACGAGCCGGTGCGCACCTACTCCAGCGGCATGTACATGCGGCTGGCGTTCGCGGTGGCCACGCACGTGGACCCGGACATCCTCATCGTCGACGAAATCCTCGCCGTGGGTGACGAGCACTTCAGCAAGAAGAGCGTCGCCAAGATGACGGAGTTCAAGCGGCAGGGGAAGACCATCGTCCTGGTGACGCATGACCTCTCCACCGTGGAGCGCTGGTGCGACCTGGCCATCTGGATTGATGGTGGCTACGTGCGCCGCGTGGGTCGCCCCTCGGAGATCGTCACCGAGTACCGGCAGGCCATTGCCCTGGCGGAGGCGCAGTCGGTGGCCTTCACGCCCCCGGCGCTGACGGAGGGCGGCGGCGCGCTGCCCGAGGTCCACTCGGTGGTGGGCGGGGACTGCCCCGTGCGCATCGCCGGGCTGCGGCTGGTGGATGCCTCCGGTGGGGAGGCGCAGAACCTGTCGCCCGACATGGGCGTGGAGGTCTGCGTGGACTTCTCCGCCCGAAGCGGCTGCGAGGACGTGGAGTTCGAGGTCTCGCTCCAGTCGCAGGATGGGCGCCCGCTGTACGAGACGAGCACCCGGCTGGAGGCGGTGCCGCTGCCCCGGGAGCTGCCGCCGTCGGGGCGGATGCGCCTGGTGCTGGAGCGCCTGGGCCTGCTGGCGGGTACGTATGTCCTGGTGGTGACGGCGCGGACGGCGGGTGGGGTGTCCACGGAGCGGCGCTCGTTCGAGGTGAGCTCGAACGTGGCCGAGCGCGGAGTGTTCCGTCCGGCGCACCACTGGGTGGTGGAGCCTGTCCCGGTGCCGGTGGAGTCCGCGCTCGCGGGCGGTGGTCATCCCTGA
- a CDS encoding ABC transporter permease — MIRLVRELYQYRGLLLSLVQRELKARYRGSFLGFLWTFLNPTLHMMVYALLFTVVMKQNIPNFPFFMFVGLLPWIWFSTSLGGGASAISDRRDLMTKVRFPAQVLPTTVVLTNLSNYLLSLPLMVGLGLFYGQAPTWHILAFPAVVVIQLIFTLALTYILAAINVTFRDLQHIVNNLLTMWFFMTPVLYPISTIKDDSLRDVVMTLNPMSSLLVSYQAIFYEHRWPDPGPLAALAVFSLVLMWGASSIFESRREDFAESI, encoded by the coding sequence ATGATTCGCCTCGTCCGAGAACTCTACCAATACCGTGGACTGCTCCTGAGCCTCGTGCAGCGCGAGCTCAAGGCGCGCTACCGGGGGTCGTTCCTCGGGTTCCTCTGGACGTTCCTGAACCCCACGCTGCACATGATGGTGTACGCGCTGCTGTTCACCGTCGTGATGAAGCAGAACATCCCCAACTTCCCCTTCTTCATGTTCGTGGGGTTGCTGCCGTGGATCTGGTTCTCCACGTCACTGGGTGGGGGCGCGAGCGCCATCAGCGACCGGCGAGACCTGATGACGAAGGTCCGCTTCCCGGCGCAGGTGTTGCCCACGACGGTGGTGCTGACGAACCTGAGCAACTACCTGCTGTCGCTGCCGCTGATGGTGGGGCTGGGGCTGTTCTACGGGCAGGCGCCCACGTGGCACATCCTGGCGTTCCCGGCGGTGGTCGTCATCCAGCTCATCTTCACGCTGGCGCTCACCTATATCCTGGCCGCCATCAACGTGACGTTCCGGGACCTGCAGCACATCGTCAACAACCTGCTGACGATGTGGTTCTTCATGACGCCGGTGCTGTACCCCATCTCCACCATCAAGGACGACTCGCTGCGTGATGTGGTGATGACGCTGAACCCGATGTCCAGCCTGCTCGTGTCCTACCAGGCCATCTTCTACGAGCACCGGTGGCCGGACCCGGGGCCCTTGGCGGCGTTGGCCGTCTTCTCGTTGGTGCTCATGTGGGGCGCCTCGAGCATCTTTGAATCCCGCCGCGAAGACTTCGCGGAATCCATCTGA
- the pgsA gene encoding CDP-diacylglycerol--glycerol-3-phosphate 3-phosphatidyltransferase: MATDRASRKQRKREERARRRAERKPSVLVQEFWNLPNMLTLGRIFLIPPFVWLMYDADPLSSLLAGLVFAAAAITDVVDGYLARKWNLITVVGKFMDPLADKLIAMAALVMMVRLGRIAAWVVIVLLARELIVSGLRTIAASEGMVIAAGQEGKWKTSLQLVGIISLCVHYVHPLTLGSFSAPVDYNLVGKVLVYLSGAFSVWSAVVYFRAFLAMLAKRGDEAPVAKSV; encoded by the coding sequence ATGGCCACGGACCGAGCGAGCCGCAAGCAGCGCAAGCGGGAGGAGCGGGCGCGCCGACGCGCGGAGCGCAAGCCCAGCGTGTTGGTGCAGGAGTTCTGGAACCTCCCCAACATGCTGACGCTGGGGCGCATCTTCCTCATCCCCCCGTTCGTCTGGCTCATGTACGACGCCGACCCGCTGAGCTCCCTGCTCGCGGGCCTGGTCTTCGCCGCCGCCGCCATCACCGACGTGGTGGACGGCTACCTGGCGCGCAAGTGGAACCTCATCACCGTCGTCGGCAAGTTCATGGATCCGCTGGCCGACAAGCTCATCGCCATGGCCGCGCTGGTGATGATGGTCCGCCTGGGCCGCATCGCCGCGTGGGTCGTCATCGTCCTGCTGGCGCGTGAGCTCATCGTCAGCGGGCTGCGCACCATCGCCGCGAGCGAGGGCATGGTCATCGCGGCGGGGCAGGAGGGGAAGTGGAAGACGTCCCTCCAGCTCGTCGGAATCATCTCGCTGTGCGTCCACTACGTGCACCCGCTCACGCTCGGCTCGTTCAGCGCGCCGGTGGACTACAACCTCGTGGGCAAGGTGCTCGTCTACTTGTCCGGCGCGTTCTCCGTCTGGAGCGCGGTCGTCTACTTCCGAGCGTTCCTCGCGATGCTCGCGAAGCGCGGCGACGAAGCCCCGGTTGCGAAAAGTGTTTGA